One genomic segment of Clostridia bacterium includes these proteins:
- the aroF gene encoding 3-deoxy-7-phosphoheptulonate synthase, whose product MVVLLKQNPDKEQVESLISWLQDKNLQVHRSEGASRQILGIVGDSSRLDIDLIAALDIVEDVKRVQEPYKSANRKFHPEDTVIKVRDTQIGGGTLTMMAGPCSVETEDQIIGVAKAVKASGATVLRGGAFKPRTSPYSFQGLGAEGIELLKMARKETGLPIVTEIMDASQLPLFDDIDIIQVGARNMQNFNLLKILGAQDKPVMIKRGMSSTYEEWLMSAEYVMANGNEKVILCERGIRTFETYTRNTLDLAAIPVLKTLTHLPVIIDPSHATGKSSLVAPLAMGAVATGADGLIIEVHNDPARAWCDGPQSLKPEAFDALAKKLISLHSFMRSEEAAS is encoded by the coding sequence GCAGCGAAGGTGCGTCGCGCCAGATACTCGGCATCGTGGGCGACTCGTCAAGGCTAGACATTGACCTTATAGCCGCGCTCGATATCGTTGAGGACGTAAAGCGCGTGCAGGAGCCGTATAAGAGCGCTAATAGAAAATTCCATCCCGAGGACACCGTTATAAAGGTGAGGGATACGCAGATAGGCGGCGGAACTCTTACGATGATGGCCGGCCCCTGCTCCGTTGAGACGGAGGATCAGATAATCGGCGTTGCAAAGGCCGTTAAGGCGAGCGGAGCCACTGTGCTTCGCGGCGGCGCGTTCAAGCCGCGCACCTCGCCCTATTCCTTCCAGGGGCTCGGCGCTGAGGGCATAGAGCTTCTCAAAATGGCGAGAAAGGAAACGGGCCTTCCCATCGTAACGGAGATAATGGACGCTTCGCAGCTTCCGCTTTTCGACGATATAGATATAATCCAGGTCGGCGCGAGAAATATGCAGAACTTCAATCTTTTGAAGATACTCGGCGCGCAGGATAAGCCCGTTATGATAAAGCGCGGCATGTCCTCGACGTATGAGGAATGGCTCATGAGCGCGGAATACGTCATGGCGAACGGCAACGAGAAGGTAATACTCTGCGAGCGCGGCATACGCACGTTCGAGACTTATACGAGAAACACCCTGGACCTTGCGGCGATACCCGTTTTAAAAACGCTTACGCACCTTCCCGTGATCATCGACCCCAGCCACGCCACGGGCAAGTCGTCGCTCGTCGCTCCGCTTGCAATGGGCGCCGTAGCAACGGGCGCGGACGGCCTCATCATTGAGGTACACAACGACCCGGCGCGCGCATGGTGCGACGGACCGCAGTCTTTAAAGCCCGAAGCTTTCGACGCTCTTGCGAAAAAGCTCATCTCGCTTCACTCCTTTATGCGTTCAGAGGAGGCGGCGTCGTGA